One window of the Sulfurospirillum oryzae genome contains the following:
- a CDS encoding tetratricopeptide repeat protein: protein MLLRYSIFIFVLCSLFASDTPNSVSAEKLIAAHEKALQEYARTEETYAYNRLRNTIKVLEPFDLLHIQRPENLSSKRFAHILNDYAFFLVKKIERSENRLSEISHSEYRSYLIQTGQYDEAIALYQRAIAEDPLRAIVYLNLADTLRKKLSTLNTYQEKVELTKEVKKAYLEYKKLSQKTTPWIDDFLHFNLVDTPPHDICEYIVDYANKGRLKEVYGSGRSVEKEDGNGFFQVEIALIGSFGFEDAYFFDKAIDKEISIGTEILDFQNSHSNNINPVPFYDQQYLLFSADGEFVDSVFPIGKRYQGAKKCIFKNEISYKFSSQSDPVLCPLLETDKHPPFIEFKEEKFSQGVLRIPSKKQVNNVKEITYETIALEDSIKVARIDIFNNGTEEIVHEKSATHWLKNMKYRIFSILDAKHHYRESCTTKEAILLYEMENIYVESDKSGECSFIMPPYYLGNDTGWFIYNGITYYETKFPKNIPLSKQHEFFNVAYIKDGQVHKACEAVFDKKVKIIDNPK, encoded by the coding sequence ATGTTACTTCGATACAGTATTTTTATCTTCGTATTATGTTCACTTTTTGCAAGTGATACCCCAAATAGTGTTTCTGCTGAAAAGCTTATTGCTGCACATGAGAAAGCGTTGCAAGAGTATGCTCGCACAGAGGAAACTTATGCTTACAATCGTTTACGCAATACTATTAAAGTGTTAGAACCGTTTGATTTACTGCATATTCAAAGACCTGAAAATCTTTCGTCGAAACGATTTGCACACATTTTGAATGATTATGCTTTTTTTCTGGTAAAAAAAATTGAGCGCTCAGAAAATAGATTAAGTGAAATTTCTCATTCTGAATATCGAAGTTATCTTATACAGACAGGACAGTATGACGAAGCGATAGCCCTTTACCAAAGAGCAATTGCGGAAGATCCATTGCGTGCTATTGTCTATCTCAATCTCGCCGATACATTGCGTAAAAAACTCTCAACTCTCAATACCTATCAAGAAAAGGTAGAACTTACAAAGGAGGTTAAAAAAGCCTATCTTGAGTATAAAAAACTGAGTCAAAAAACGACTCCTTGGATAGATGATTTTTTACATTTTAATCTTGTTGATACTCCTCCTCACGATATTTGTGAGTATATAGTAGATTATGCCAACAAAGGACGGCTTAAAGAGGTATATGGAAGTGGGAGATCGGTAGAAAAAGAAGATGGCAATGGCTTTTTTCAAGTTGAAATTGCACTTATAGGAAGCTTCGGATTTGAAGATGCATATTTTTTCGATAAAGCAATCGATAAAGAAATATCTATAGGTACCGAAATCTTAGATTTTCAAAATTCTCATTCAAATAATATCAATCCTGTCCCTTTTTATGACCAGCAGTATCTGCTCTTTTCCGCTGATGGGGAATTTGTGGATAGTGTATTTCCTATAGGAAAGAGATATCAAGGAGCAAAGAAATGTATTTTTAAAAATGAAATTTCGTATAAATTTTCTTCTCAATCAGATCCTGTTTTATGTCCATTGCTTGAAACAGACAAGCACCCACCTTTTATTGAATTTAAGGAAGAAAAGTTTTCTCAAGGAGTATTGAGGATTCCTTCGAAAAAACAAGTAAATAATGTAAAGGAAATTACCTATGAAACAATTGCACTTGAAGATTCTATAAAAGTTGCAAGAATAGATATTTTCAACAATGGAACAGAAGAGATCGTGCATGAAAAATCAGCCACGCATTGGTTAAAAAATATGAAGTATAGAATTTTTAGTATATTGGATGCAAAGCATCACTATAGAGAGAGTTGTACAACTAAAGAGGCTATTTTATTGTATGAAATGGAAAACATATATGTTGAATCAGATAAATCAGGAGAGTGTAGCTTTATAATGCCTCCTTATTATTTAGGCAATGATACGGGGTGGTTTATATATAATGGAATTACATATTATGAGACAAAATTTCCTAAAAATATTCCTTTGTCTAAGCAACATGAATTTTTCAATGTTGCCTATATCAAGGACGGGCAAGTCCATAAAGCATGTGAAGCTGTGTTTGATAAAAAAGTTAAAATCATCGATAATCCTAAATAA
- the purT gene encoding formate-dependent phosphoribosylglycinamide formyltransferase has product MHFTTPLKSNSTKIMLIGSGELGKEVVIEATRLGIETVAVDSYPQAPAHLVANKSYVINMKNKEELLEVIRREKPTFILPEVEALSIDALIEAEKEGFCVIPNADAVKKTMNRKNIREFAAEKLGLKTSGYVFVKTLEELREATKKLGIPCVVKPVMSSSGHGQSVIRSEADIQKSWEIAKEARGDASELIVEEFVPFDYEITLLTVRNGKETVFCEPIGHIQENGDYVLSWQPVPMKPEVLAKAQVMAKTVTDGLGGRGLFGVEFFVKNDEVYFSELSPRPHDTGMVTMITQSQSEFALHVRAVLGLPLDFTFYGAGASGAFKSLSEEHVPTLTIPESAFSKNSFVRVFGKPVSHVGRRMAVALVLDEVEAAKKKAKEIVSAIIG; this is encoded by the coding sequence ATGCACTTTACAACTCCCCTTAAAAGCAACAGCACCAAAATCATGCTCATTGGCAGTGGCGAACTCGGCAAAGAAGTCGTCATCGAAGCAACACGTTTAGGCATCGAAACTGTAGCGGTGGACTCTTATCCACAAGCACCCGCGCACCTCGTTGCCAATAAAAGCTATGTGATCAATATGAAAAACAAAGAGGAACTTTTAGAGGTGATTCGCCGTGAAAAGCCAACGTTCATCTTGCCTGAGGTTGAAGCACTCAGCATTGATGCGCTCATTGAAGCGGAGAAAGAGGGTTTTTGTGTGATTCCTAATGCGGATGCAGTTAAAAAGACGATGAACCGTAAAAACATTCGCGAGTTTGCAGCAGAGAAACTAGGGCTTAAAACCAGTGGATACGTTTTTGTTAAAACACTTGAAGAGCTAAGAGAAGCAACTAAAAAGCTGGGCATTCCTTGTGTTGTCAAACCTGTTATGAGCTCATCTGGGCATGGACAAAGTGTCATCCGAAGTGAGGCGGACATCCAAAAGTCATGGGAGATCGCCAAAGAAGCCAGAGGTGACGCGAGCGAGCTCATCGTGGAAGAGTTTGTGCCATTTGACTATGAGATCACGCTTCTCACCGTTCGCAATGGCAAGGAGACGGTCTTTTGTGAGCCTATCGGGCATATCCAAGAAAACGGTGACTATGTTTTGAGTTGGCAGCCAGTACCGATGAAACCTGAAGTGTTAGCCAAAGCGCAAGTCATGGCAAAAACGGTGACGGATGGTTTGGGTGGCCGTGGACTTTTTGGCGTTGAATTTTTTGTGAAAAATGATGAAGTGTACTTTAGCGAACTGAGTCCTCGTCCACACGACACAGGCATGGTCACGATGATCACACAGAGCCAGAGCGAATTTGCGTTACATGTAAGAGCCGTTCTTGGCTTGCCACTGGACTTTACCTTTTACGGAGCGGGTGCGAGTGGAGCGTTTAAGAGCTTGAGCGAAGAGCATGTTCCAACACTAACCATTCCAGAGAGTGCCTTTTCCAAAAACTCTTTTGTGCGTGTTTTTGGAAAACCTGTGAGTCATGTGGGACGTCGTATGGCGGTTGCTCTTGTTTTAGATGAAGTGGAAGCGGCAAAGAAAAAAGCGAAAGAGATTGTCTCAGCGATTATCGGATAA
- a CDS encoding DUF167 domain-containing protein, protein MKAQKLAHIFYAWEGDILVLNILGTPSAKRDAIGKVKGNQLKISVTAAPVAGKATDHMVRFLAKEFGITASDIEVVYGRMNVNKQLRFKAPKNLPSCITKE, encoded by the coding sequence ATGAAAGCCCAAAAACTTGCTCACATATTTTACGCATGGGAAGGCGATATTCTCGTTTTAAATATCCTTGGAACACCCAGTGCAAAACGTGACGCCATAGGCAAAGTCAAAGGGAACCAACTCAAAATTAGTGTCACCGCCGCACCTGTAGCGGGCAAAGCGACAGATCACATGGTGCGTTTTCTTGCTAAAGAGTTCGGCATCACCGCTTCTGATATTGAAGTGGTCTATGGGCGCATGAATGTTAACAAACAGCTACGCTTCAAAGCGCCCAAAAATCTTCCTTCGTGTATCACAAAGGAATAA
- a CDS encoding DUF523 domain-containing protein, protein MRKILISACLIGENVKYDGGNNALHVKILEQWKQEGLLVPLCPEVLGGLGVPRPACEVIEGTNRVVCKSGEDVSIAFAKGATESLRMAQEEGVCMAILKARSPSCGKDIIYDGTFTSTRVNDSGITCKLLQESGIPVFSEEELALAEAFWRQKG, encoded by the coding sequence ATGCGTAAAATTCTTATCAGCGCATGTTTAATTGGCGAAAATGTCAAATACGATGGCGGCAATAACGCTTTACATGTAAAGATTCTTGAGCAGTGGAAGCAGGAGGGGCTTTTAGTGCCTCTATGCCCTGAAGTGCTTGGAGGTCTTGGTGTTCCTAGACCTGCGTGCGAAGTGATTGAAGGAACCAATAGAGTCGTTTGCAAAAGTGGTGAAGATGTCAGTATCGCTTTTGCCAAAGGTGCGACAGAGAGTTTGCGTATGGCACAAGAAGAGGGCGTTTGCATGGCGATCTTGAAAGCCAGAAGCCCATCGTGTGGCAAAGACATCATCTACGATGGCACGTTTACGAGCACACGAGTCAATGATTCTGGGATTACATGTAAGCTTTTACAAGAGAGCGGCATTCCTGTTTTTAGCGAAGAGGAGTTGGCGTTAGCCGAAGCCTTTTGGAGGCAAAAAGGGTAA
- a CDS encoding iron-containing alcohol dehydrogenase, with amino-acid sequence MVDFTYHNPTKIEFGKGKENLIGAEIARENITKVLLCYGSERIKSDGLYEKVTASLKAKGIAWVELSGIVSNPKLTKVNEGIALAKKEKVQAILAVGGGSVLDSAKTIAVGALHGNDVWDFFVGKATIEKALPIYAIMTLAATGSEMNGYAVVTNDATAQKYHIYSEHIYPRLSILNPELTKSVPNDYLAYSAVDIIAHVIEGYFTAVEQPHFQSRMVEGIIQTVMETTEILLKNPEDYDARAEFTWAATQALNGSTTAGTNLTGFPNHMIEHSISALFNIAHGAGLAIVIPAWMKWFHTQNPAQFKRFAEKIFGKKSAEEGIVELKKWFAKIGAPVSLADAAISADSITAIASNAAQSAIREGVSKLYTQKVIKEILHNA; translated from the coding sequence ATGGTTGATTTTACCTATCACAACCCCACAAAAATCGAGTTTGGAAAAGGAAAAGAGAATCTTATTGGCGCTGAGATTGCAAGAGAAAATATCACAAAAGTGTTGCTCTGCTACGGTAGTGAACGCATCAAAAGCGATGGTCTTTATGAGAAAGTTACCGCTTCACTTAAAGCAAAAGGTATCGCTTGGGTTGAGCTTTCAGGCATCGTGAGCAATCCAAAACTCACCAAAGTCAACGAAGGTATTGCTTTGGCTAAAAAAGAGAAGGTGCAAGCCATCCTTGCCGTGGGTGGAGGATCTGTGCTTGATAGCGCTAAAACCATCGCCGTTGGAGCTTTACATGGTAATGATGTTTGGGACTTTTTTGTTGGCAAAGCAACGATTGAGAAAGCGTTACCCATCTATGCCATCATGACGTTAGCCGCCACGGGTAGTGAGATGAACGGTTATGCGGTTGTAACCAATGATGCGACGGCGCAAAAGTATCATATCTACTCTGAACACATCTATCCACGTCTTTCTATTCTCAACCCAGAGCTCACCAAAAGCGTACCAAACGACTACTTGGCGTACTCTGCCGTTGACATCATCGCTCACGTTATTGAGGGCTATTTTACAGCAGTAGAGCAACCGCATTTTCAATCACGCATGGTTGAGGGTATCATTCAAACCGTTATGGAGACGACTGAGATTTTGCTCAAAAATCCTGAAGATTATGATGCAAGGGCTGAGTTTACATGGGCGGCGACACAAGCACTTAATGGCTCGACGACGGCTGGAACCAACCTTACGGGTTTTCCAAATCACATGATTGAGCACTCGATTTCAGCACTTTTCAACATAGCGCACGGTGCGGGTCTGGCTATCGTCATTCCTGCATGGATGAAGTGGTTTCACACGCAAAATCCTGCTCAATTTAAACGTTTTGCAGAAAAAATCTTTGGAAAGAAGAGCGCGGAAGAAGGAATTGTTGAACTCAAAAAATGGTTTGCCAAAATTGGCGCACCTGTCAGTTTAGCCGATGCTGCTATCAGTGCTGATTCAATTACGGCTATCGCTTCCAATGCCGCACAATCTGCCATCAGAGAAGGCGTAAGTAAACTTTATACTCAAAAAGTCATCAAAGAAATTTTACACAACGCATAA
- a CDS encoding AraC family transcriptional regulator, whose translation MSMSNERLSMQQDELVQIIEKHAPKMGGSATSIPFLRFFCTTTPSEFLHTLYEPSLCLIAQGSKAVGLGEELFSYDKNAYLISSVHLPARVQIQEASPEKPYLSLQLTFSMDQILEIFKEFDQEEDKGVSQPQCGLYFGENSSLLLDPILRLVRLLENPKDINILAPMITREILYRIVQDKGGAIIRQFAKNGSLAQRVSRAITMIKEDFAEPLRIETLAQKIGMSSSSLHYHFKRVTTMSPLQFQKSLRLQEARRLLMVEEMEASHVAFQVGYESPSQFSREYARLFGLPPIRDIKRIREAFESA comes from the coding sequence ATGAGTATGTCCAATGAACGCCTTAGTATGCAACAAGATGAACTTGTACAGATTATTGAAAAACACGCACCAAAAATGGGTGGAAGCGCTACTTCTATTCCTTTTCTACGCTTTTTTTGTACCACAACACCCTCGGAGTTTTTACATACACTCTATGAGCCTTCTTTGTGCCTTATTGCTCAAGGCTCCAAAGCGGTGGGCTTGGGAGAAGAACTTTTTTCGTATGACAAAAACGCTTACCTTATTTCCTCAGTACATCTTCCTGCGCGGGTACAAATTCAAGAGGCATCGCCTGAAAAACCTTATTTGTCGTTGCAACTCACTTTTTCAATGGATCAGATATTAGAGATTTTTAAAGAGTTTGACCAAGAGGAAGATAAAGGAGTGAGCCAGCCACAATGCGGGCTTTACTTTGGCGAAAACTCTTCTTTGTTGCTTGACCCCATACTGCGGCTTGTGCGTTTACTTGAAAATCCTAAAGACATCAACATCCTCGCTCCGATGATCACGCGTGAAATTCTTTACCGCATCGTACAAGATAAAGGTGGAGCGATTATACGACAATTTGCAAAAAATGGTAGTCTCGCACAGCGTGTCTCACGAGCCATTACGATGATCAAAGAGGATTTTGCAGAACCTTTGCGTATTGAGACATTGGCGCAAAAGATTGGGATGAGTTCTTCATCACTGCATTATCATTTTAAACGGGTAACGACGATGAGCCCTTTGCAGTTTCAAAAATCCCTGCGTTTACAAGAGGCTCGAAGACTACTAATGGTCGAAGAGATGGAAGCGAGTCATGTGGCGTTCCAAGTAGGCTATGAAAGCCCTTCACAGTTTAGCCGCGAATACGCACGTCTTTTTGGGCTGCCTCCGATACGGGATATCAAGCGCATCCGTGAAGCATTTGAGTCTGCGTAA